A stretch of Podospora bellae-mahoneyi strain CBS 112042 chromosome 5, whole genome shotgun sequence DNA encodes these proteins:
- a CDS encoding hypothetical protein (EggNog:ENOG503PN94): MISQNFIPQFLLPRHNTPSPSTKAPDPSSTEYCDLKALGLLPPEYPSPDGGPTVSRTIWSFLAFSTVFLFLRIYCKKWRSRGLWWDDYVLIFSWLMFIACAVICQLVINLGFGRYPCDIPPSHHPTIAFVGATVGSCITILTIVWSKTSFAITILRLSPSGSVLRNIAWFVLVSMNTLMIVQAVVVWVKCNPISKNWDLSNEGTCWDVHATNYYGVFCGVYSGVCDIVLALLPWRLVWGLQMRKKEKLGVVVGMSMGVVAGVWAFIKSSKLVLLGSKNFTYEGCLLLIWTSAEIGTTIMASCIPVLRVLFKELHDNHVEKQNSKETADSMNSQLPLSWPSSRAHSAV, from the exons ATGATTTCCCAGAACTTCATCCCAcagttcctcctcccacgaCACAACACCCCCAGCCCCTCAACCAAAGCCCCAGACCCCTCCTCAACCGAATACTGCGACCTCAAAGCCCTCGgtctcctccctccagaATACCCCAGCCCCGACGGCGGCCCCACCGTCTCCCGCACCATCTGgtccttcctcgccttctcaacCGTATTCCTGTTCCTCCGCATCTACTGCAAGAAATGGCGCTCCCGCGGTCTCTGGTGGGACGACTATGTCCTCATCTTCAGCTGGCTCATGTTCATAGCCTGCGCCGTCATCTGCCAACTAGTCATCAACCTCGGCTTCGGCCGCTACCCCTGTgacatccccccctcccaccaccccaccatcgCCTTCGTGGGCGCCACTGTTGGGTCTtgcatcaccatcctcaccattGTGTGGTCCAAGACGTCATTCGCCATAACCATCCTCCGATTGTCACCTTCTGGTAGCGTCCTTCGGAACATTGCTTGGTTTGTGCTGGTTAGTATGAACACGCTCATGATTGTCCAGGCGGTGGTCGTCTGGGTGAAGTGTAACCCAATCAGTAAGAACTGGGATCTTAGTAATGAGGGAACCTGCTGGGATGTGCATGCCACGAATTACTATGGGGTTTTCTGCGGGGTGTACAGCGGGGTGTGTGATATTGTGCTGGCGCTGTTGCCGTGgaggttggtttgggggttgcagatgaggaagaaggagaagttaggtgttgtggtggggatgaGTATGGGGGTTGT GGCTGGAGTCTGGGCTTTTATCAAGTCGTCCaagttggtgttgttggggtcgaAGAACTTTACCT ACGAGGGCTGCCTCCTGTTGATCTGGACGTCGGCTGAGATAGGAACAACCATCATGGCGAGCTGCATTCCTGTGTTGCGAGTGTTGTTCAAGGAGCTGCACGATAATCATGTCGAGAAGCAAAACAGTAAGGAGACTGCAGACTCGATGAACTCCCAGCTGCCATTGTCGTGGCCATCTTCACGAGCACACTCGGCAGTATGa
- a CDS encoding hypothetical protein (EggNog:ENOG503PWQX) — protein MDANNPLSDREKALENEYIRKKEIQMAKERAAKQQAASGRRSPIAQGSQDVNKDK, from the exons ATGGATGCCAATAATCCCCTGTCAGACCGCGAGAAGGCGCTGGAGAACGAGTACATTCGCAAGAAGGA GATTCAGATGGCCAAAGAGAGAGCCGCTAAACAACAAGCTGCTTCTGGGCGTCGCAGTCCCATCGCACAAGGGTCGCAAGATGTAAATAAGGACAAATAA
- a CDS encoding hypothetical protein (COG:I; EggNog:ENOG503Q4D9) produces the protein MTLPARISLPVALRPARGAMTTPRVCATPSRSLTFPAAQPHFARCFHVSTNTKQRLRLTGNQSQLTGPYNTSPTLKATENETALRKEVGDLKELVAKLQEEREQLVVAKGGIPNTIEPTLGEREYISQDAPLFSDAKLDAQWVKLIPAPEAEDTKLMILSRLWLRDSCNCPKCLDPDSGQKTFSTTDLPEVPATSRDNVRVRSDGSLEIIWENDPINNGEPHRTVLSAGELNLLYHNHNPRIQLQPPIPRTLWDNASYADLVRSGACHIDYNDWRNNDEAFWTAFEQFTKTGLIFLKNVPQEEHSVINIANRIGPLQYTFYGWTWDVKSKPRAENVAYTNVFLGLHQDLMYHDPIPRLQLLHCLANSCEGGESLFSDGVHAALQLLNTDPEAYDVLTKTDVHFGYDKGGHHYYATRKTIEADPNTGAPFITHWAPPFQTSFPAKDKNNRLRRWRDAAEKFQRLLEKEENMYEVKMKPGECVIFDNSRVLHGRREFETSTGSRWLKGTYITPQVYRAKETELVRRLNKGKPWPVDSTEERGRIWQLERDMVKQRKKQDVLDIMP, from the coding sequence ATGACACTCCCGGCGCGCATTTCCCTCCCCGTCGCGCTCCGACCGGCCAGGGGTGCTATGACGACCCCACGGGTTTGCGCAACTCCCAGCCGATCGCTCACATTTCCCGCCGCTCAGCCGCACTTCGCTCGATGCTTCCACGTATCCACGAATACCAAGCAGAGGCTCCGGTTGACAGGGAATCAGAGTCAATTGACGGGCCCCTATAATACTTCACCAACACTGAAGGCAACTGAGAATGAGACGGCGCTGCGAAAAGAGGTGGGGGATTTGAAGGAGTTGGTTGCCAAGTtgcaggaagagagggaaCAACTTGTCGTGGCAAAAGGAGGCATCCCCAACACGATCGAGCCCACTCTAGGAGAAAGAGAATACATCAGCCAGGACGCCCCCTTGTTCAGCGACGCCAAGTTGGACGCACAATGGGTCAAGCTGATTCCTGCCCCCGAGGCCGAAGACACCAAGCTCATGATCCTCTCCCGTCTCTGGCTGCGCGATTCTTGTAACTGCCCCAAGTGCTTGGATCCAGATTCCGGCCAAAAgaccttttccaccaccgaccTGCCCGAAGTCCCAGCCACAAGCCGCGACAACGTCCGCGTCCGTAGCGACGGCTCCCTCGAGATCATCTGGGAAAATgaccccatcaacaacggcGAGCCCCACCGCACCGTCCTCTCCGCCGGCGAGCTCAACCTCTTgtaccacaaccacaacccccgcATCCAGCtccaaccacccatcccccgAACCCTCTGGGACAACGCCTCCTACGCCGACCTAGTCCGCTCCGGGGCCTGTCACATCGACTACAACGACTGGCGCAACAACGATGAAGCCTTCTGGACTGCCTTTGAGCAATTCACCAAAACAGGGCTAATCTTCCTCAAGAACGTGCCACAAGAAGAACACTCCGTCATCAACATCGCCAACCGCATCGGTCCACTGCAGTACACCTTTTACGGCTGGACCTGGGACGTCAAGTCAAAACCACGCGCCGAGAACGTAGCTTACACCAACGTCTTTTTGGGTCTTCACCAAGACCTCATGTACCACGATCCTATCCCCCGCTTGCAACTCCTCCACTGCCTAGCCAACAGCTGCGAAGGGGGCGAGTCCCTTTTCAGTGATGGCGTCCACGCCGCACTCCAACTCTTAAACACCGACCCCGAGGCCTACGACGTCCTGACCAAAACCGACGTTCACTTTGGTTACGACAAGGGAGGACACCACTACTACGCCACCCGTAAGACGATAGAAGCAGACCCCAACACCGGCGCACCGTTCATCACCCACTGGGCGCCGCCGTTCCAAACGAGCTTTCCAGCCAAGGATAAGAACAACCGgttgcggaggtggagggacgCAGCGGAGAAGTTTCAGAGGTTgctggaaaaggaggagaacATGTACGAGGTCAAGATGAAGCCAGGGGAGTGCGTAATCTTTGACAACTCGAGGGTGCTgcatgggaggagggagtttgagaCTTCTACTGGGAGCAGGTGGCTGAAGGGGACGTATATTACACCGCAGGTGTACAGAGCCAAGGAGACAgagttggtgaggaggttaAACAAGGGGAAGCCATGGCCAGTAGACTCGACCGAGGAGAGGGGTAGGATTTGGCAGTTGGAGAGGGATATGGtgaagcagaggaagaagcaggaCGTCTTGGATATCATGCCATAG
- the RPS20 gene encoding 40S ribosomal protein S20 (BUSCO:EOG09265CFP; EggNog:ENOG503P3VF; COG:J) produces MSGYNKEKEFGEAPKVHKIRITLSSRKVQALEKVCSELLERAKSKDLKAKGPVRLPTKTLKIMTRKTPCGEGSKTWDLYEMRIHKRLIDLTAPTEVVKQIIINIEAGVEVEVTIAA; encoded by the exons ATGTCCGGCTacaacaaggagaaggagttcGGCGAGGCCCCCAAGGTCCACAAGATCAGAATCACTCTGTCTTCCCGCAAGGTTCAGGCCCTCGAGAAGGTCTGCTCTGAGCTCCTTGAGCGC GCCAAGTCCAAGgacctcaaggccaagggccCCGTCCGTCTCCCCACCAAGACCCTCAAGATCATGACCCGCAAGACCCCTTGCGGTGAGGGTTCCAAGACCTGGGATCTCTACGAGATGCGCATCCACAAGCGCCTCATCGACTTGACCGCCCCCACCGAGGTCGTCAAGcagatcatcatcaacatcgaggctggtgtcgaggtcgaggttaCCATTGCTGCTTAA
- a CDS encoding hypothetical protein (EggNog:ENOG503Q3KA; COG:K) — MASRLPAFALFPLTAWRDQLPADEWAACLDAWVALIDSHLSLSDADFNSVSVKDESLPSFLTSFTQETAQNGVGILGPSPAAKRLLRGTYQLITKLLQSSAPPSSLAQWDFLSDVSTVYGKKKTTILLDTLSEASRSYLETSLAGLKKFLIKNLDAGLSGGDLNGIQSRLEQVNNLIHASPFVAEYFLAGSDFLDGLISCYKITNPPLRRSLISTLYVCLIGLADAQKVGPLTDHLYSLKSAADTHKSGPLNVNDSLVAELVTSTPLLTQLSRKLDPNVSTRTTTVLSSLAAFKKPTSSTLFPPKPKRLIKRKIDKGKSLALPEGQHQEIHIHRLSSISQVQDLFPELGSGFISKLLDEYHDSTEQVIAHLLDDSLPPHLACLDRSEDLSPVKPPTIRRHSSLIPRPTPPISPPLPPARDDDDDDLALLTGTLHLGKKPGTADSLLRDKSTAPAKAAILSALAAFDSDDDERDDTYDAADVGGTVDTSLGDEILPDGAEAHLFRTYQANPKLFARDKESRQHAERIRLRADTGMSDEQVEGWAVMLQRDVNLQKRLQKRYGEWSGEQVEIQRTGWVAGEEDTDGDGPSRGGGFRGGRGRGGNRGRGGRGGGGRGGAQQSGESGPQDDAARRRKEANKGSRANHNRRDQRAKKMARGGFAG, encoded by the coding sequence ATGGCCTCACGACTTCCAGCTTTTGCACTCTTTCCTCTCACCGCTTGGCGTGACCAGCTACCGGCTGATGAGTGGGCTGCTTGTCTCGATGCCTGGGTAGCGCTCATTGATAGCCACTTGTCCCTTTCAGATGCCGACTTCAACTCAGTTTCAGTTAAAGATGAGAGTTTACCAAGCTTCCTGACATCTTTTACACAGGAAACGGCACAAAATGGAGTTGGGATTCTTGGGCCATCGCCTGCAGCTAAGAGACTCCTCAGGGGCACCTATCAGCTCATCACGAAACTGCTTCAgtcatcagcaccaccaagcagCTTGGCGCAATGGGATTTCTTGTCGGATGTTAGCACGGTGTatggaaagaagaaaaccaCTATCCTTCTTGATACTCTATCGGAAGCTTCACGGTCCTATCTGGAAACATCACTCGCCGGTCTGAAAAAGTTCCTCATCAAAAATCTCGATGCCGGCCTAAGTGGCGGGGACCTCAACGGCATCCAATCCCGCCTTGAACAagtcaacaacctcatccacGCCTCCCCGTTTGTGGCCGAGTATTTCCTCGCAGGAAGTGACTTCCTCGACGGTCTCATATCCTGCTATAAGATTACAAACCCACCGCTCCGCCGCTCACTCATCTCAACCCTTTACGTCTGCCTCATCGGCCTCGCCGACGCCCAAAAAGTCGGCCCCCTAACCGACCACCTCTACTCCCTCAAATCCGCCGCCGACACTCATAAATCCGGCCCTTTGAACGTGAACGACTCCCTCGTCGCCGAGTTGgtcacctccacccctttACTCACACAACTCTCCCGGAAGCTCGATCCCAATGTCTCAACCCGCACCACAACcgtcctctcctccctcgccgccttcaaaaagcccacctcctccactttgttcccccccaaaccaaaacgCCTCATCAAGCGCAAAATCGACAAAGGCAAATCCCTCGCCTTACCCGAaggccaacaccaagaaatCCACATCCACCGGctatcctccatctcccaagTCCAGGACCTCTTCCCAGAACTCGGCTCAGGTTTCATTTCCAAACTCCTAGACGAGTACCACGACTCAACAGAACAAGTCATCGCCCACCTCCTCGacgactccctccccccccacctcgcCTGCCTCGACCGCTCAGAGGATTTATCTCCCGTCAAACCCCCCACAATCCGCCGacactcctccctcatcccccgccccacccccccaatctccccccctctcccccctgcccgagacgacgatgacgacgacctcgCCCTCCTAACCGGCACCCTTCACCTCGGCAAAAAACCCGGTACCGCCGACTCCCTGCTGAGAGATAaatccaccgcccccgccaaagcagccatcctctccgccctcgccgccttcgactcagacgacgacgaacGCGATGACACCTATGACGCGGCAGACGTAGGGGGGACCGTGGACACCTCCCTCGGGGACGAGATCCTCCCCGACGGGGCGGAGGCCCACCTCTTCCGCACTTACCAGGCCAACCCCAAGCTCTTCGCCCGGGACAAGGAATCGAGGCAGCACGCCGAGAGGATCAGGCTCAGGGCCGACACGGGCATGAGCGATGAGCAGGTTGAGGGGTGGGCGGTAATGTTGCAGCGGGATGTGAACCTGCAGAAGAGGCTGCAGAAGAGGTATGGCGAGTGGAGTGGTGAGCAGGTTGAGATCCAGAGGACGGGGTGGGttgcgggagaggaggatacggatggtgatgggccttcgagaggaggtgggtttAGGGGCGGTAGGGGACGTGGTGGAAacaggggaagaggtggacgtggtggtggtggaaggggtggtgcTCAGCAATCTGGAGAGTCGGGACCCCAAGATGATGCCGCCAGACggagaaaagaagccaacaAGGGCAGCCGAGCCAATCACAACAGACGTGATCAACGGGCGAAAAAGATGGCCAGGGGTGGTTTTGCTGGCTAA
- a CDS encoding hypothetical protein (EggNog:ENOG503Q4VX): MDSTSHIHIQSWVAPTFAKLQGCGKAENSCHRAALSTKRVFEKSKSVATNHDTTNTTRSWYSNSIRHPETAGIMTVCKYFQQGNCRFGNNCRFEHPRDGGSSQSPFGGGGNRFSALSGGQQGAFGGSKQSDQPEYAGLNEETIRKDLQNELPQWIFSCYGPGKDAPDNLFGGYPREQQPEELRIHFMKGQAAGEAEAAMNEIMQLHHVARQQIEHTLSNVPAAIQHVRDGINRHPNRHDICKQGTAGNTGTTFGQPAPNAFQSSQPASNPFGTTAQPAAGGFGQPAALGQKPNPFGAPAFGQPAQPAATPSPFGQPAAPSAFGQPAALGASNPFGKPASSAFGQPSALGGGNKVFGQAAAPAFGQSGFGQTTQAPSAFGQPAALGVTPSPFAAATANTAQQNPSPFGQPAQNPSPFGAPAPPAANGFGQPAATPSPFGAPAAAPASNPFGAASQPAQNTPSPFGQPAAPAANPFGQPAPAAAAPSPFGAPAAPTATPSPLGAPAATTAAPSAFGQPATAPAPSPFGGTTATAPQPTPQQGVGPYGPGATRSHPPLSSYASKNPDNTLGMFKGRPVLYEVVKSQGEKPIPVIRGFDGSIQKIWNPNGAPNYTAETEAEPEKYNDPTVQRQWMMFVETGRFENGIMPEVPPKREFCVWDF, from the exons ATGGACAGCACCAgccacatccacatccaGTCTTGGGTGGCTCCAACCTTCGCCAAGCTGCAAGGCTGCGGGAAGGCTGAGAATTCATGCCATCGCGCCGCTCTCTCTACCAAACGCGTTTTTGAGAAGAGCAAGTCAGTTGCGACCAACCACGacacaacaaacacaaccaGGTCATGGTACAGCAATAGTATCCGACACCCTGAAACAGCCGGCATCATGACAGTTTGCAAATACTTTCAGCAGGGAAACTGCCGCTTTGGAA ATAACTGCAGGTTTGAGCATCCAAGAGACGGGGGTTCGTCTCAATCACCgtttggcggcggtgggaACAGATTCAGCGCCCTTTCTGGAGGACAGCAGGGCGCATTTGGAGGGTCTAAACAGTCAG ATCAACCCGAGTACGCCGGCCTGAACGAGGAAACGATTCGAAAAGATCTTCAGAACGAACTACCACAATGGATATTCTCCTGCTACGGCCCAGGAAAAGATGCGCCAGACAACCTATTCGGCGGCTACCCCCGTGAGCAGCAACCAGAGGAGCTCAGGATACATTTCATGAAAGGTCAGGCAGCGGGGGAGGCAGAAGCAGCC ATGAACGAGATTATGCAACTGCATCACGTAGCACGACAACAAATCGAACACACGCTGAGCAACGTACCCGCCGCTATCCAGCACGTTCGTGACGGGATCAACAGACATCCAAATCGTCACGACATATGCAAACAAGGAACAGCAGGCAACACTGGAACAACGTTCGGACAGCCAGCGCCAAATGCTTTCCAGAGCTCACAGCCTGCCTCGAATCCCTTCGGTACTACCGCTCAACCCGCTGCTGGAGGTTTTGGTCAGCCAGCTGCGTTGGGTCAGAAGCCCAACCCATTCGGTGCGCCAGCCTTTGGACAGCCAGCCCAACCAGCCGCTACCCCATCACCCTTTGGGCAACCAGCTGCACCGTCGGCCTTTGGACAGCCAGCCGCCCTGGGAGCAAGCAATCCTTTTGGGAAGCCAGCATCAAGCGCTTTTGGCCAGCCCAGCGCCCTAGGGGGTGGCAACAAGGTCTTTGGCCAAGCCGCAGCACCGGCATTTGGCCAGTCAGGATTTGGGCAGACAACACAGGCACCAAGCGCTTTTGGTCAACCAGCTGCCTTGGGCGTCACACCAAGCccatttgctgctgccactgCGAACACCGCCCAACAGAATCCCAGTCCATTTGGGCAGCCAGCGCAAAACCCATCACCTTTTGGGGCACCGGCACCCCCTGCTGCCAATGGCTTTGGCCAGCCCGCCGCAACCCCAAGTCCATTCGGAGCTCCAGCAGCGGCTCCAGCATCGAACCCCTTCGGGGCAGCTTCTCAGCCAGCACAAAACACACCATCTCCGTTCGGGCAACCAGCAGCTCCTGCCGCCAACCCTTTCGGACAGCCAGCTCCAGCGGCGGCTGCTCCCTCACCATTTGGAGCACCCGCCGCTCCAACGGCTACTCCCTCGCCACTCGGAGCTCCTGCCGCCACGACTGCTGCCCCGAGTGCGTTTGGCCAGCCCGCTACTGCACCAGCACCCAGCCCCTTTGGCGGAACTACCGCTACGGCCCCTCAGCCTACTCCGCAGCAAGGGGTGGGACCATATGGCCCTGGCGCCACTCGCAGCCATCCCCCTTTGTCGTCATATGCCTCAAAAAACCCCGACAACACCCTTGGGATGTTCAAAGGCAGACCCGTCCTGTATGAAGTGGTCAAAAGCCAGGGGGAGAAGCCTATTCCGGTTATCAGGGGGTTTGACGGGTCGATTCAGAAGATTTGGAATCCGAATGGTGCGCCGAATTACACGGCTGAGACGGAGGCCGAGCCTGAAAAGTACAATGATCCAACGGTGCAACGTCAATGGATGATGTTTGTAGAGACAGGAAGGTTTGAGAATGGGATCATGCCGGAGGTACCGCCAAAGAGGGAGTTTTGTGTTTGGGATTTCTAA